A DNA window from Enterobacter cloacae subsp. cloacae ATCC 13047 contains the following coding sequences:
- the ubiF gene encoding 3-demethoxyubiquinol 3-hydroxylase, with amino-acid sequence MTLQHTEIAVVGGGMVGGALALGLAQQGFEVTVIEQAAPAEFDPTAKPDVRISAISAASVDLLRGLGVWEAVLDMRAHPYSRLETWEWENAHVAFDAAELKLPRLGYMVENNVLQRALWQALEAHPKVRLRVPASLKALHPHNSGYTLTLDSGDELAVKLVIGADGAHSQVRQMAGIGVHAWQYEQSCMLITVQCENAPGESTWQHFTPNGPHAFLPLFDNWASLVWYDKPARIRQLQGLSMEQLQREILQHFPARLGHITPVAAGAFPLTRRHALQYARDGLALVGDAAHTIHPLAGQGVNLGYRDVDALLDVLGNARAHAEAWSSHHVLKRYQTRRMADNFIMQSGMDLFYAGFSNDLAPVRILRNIGLMAAERAGGLKRQALKYALGL; translated from the coding sequence ATGACACTCCAACACACCGAAATTGCCGTTGTCGGCGGCGGTATGGTCGGCGGCGCGCTGGCGCTGGGGCTGGCGCAGCAGGGATTTGAGGTAACGGTTATTGAGCAGGCGGCACCTGCTGAGTTTGACCCGACGGCAAAGCCGGATGTCCGCATTTCCGCCATCAGCGCGGCCTCTGTTGATTTGCTTCGCGGGCTGGGCGTCTGGGAGGCGGTGCTCGATATGCGGGCTCACCCTTACAGTCGCCTTGAAACCTGGGAATGGGAAAATGCCCACGTCGCGTTTGATGCCGCCGAGCTGAAGCTGCCGCGTCTGGGCTATATGGTGGAAAACAACGTCCTCCAGCGGGCGCTCTGGCAGGCGCTGGAGGCGCATCCGAAGGTGAGGCTGCGTGTTCCTGCGTCGCTGAAGGCGCTGCATCCTCACAATAGCGGCTACACGCTGACGCTCGACAGCGGCGATGAACTGGCTGTGAAGCTGGTCATTGGGGCTGACGGTGCTCACTCGCAGGTCAGACAGATGGCGGGCATCGGTGTTCATGCCTGGCAGTATGAGCAGTCCTGTATGCTGATCACCGTTCAGTGTGAAAATGCGCCGGGAGAGAGTACCTGGCAGCACTTTACCCCAAATGGTCCGCATGCCTTTTTACCGCTGTTCGATAACTGGGCGTCGCTGGTGTGGTACGACAAACCGGCGCGCATTCGCCAGCTACAGGGGCTTTCAATGGAGCAGTTGCAGCGTGAAATTCTGCAACACTTCCCGGCCCGTCTGGGACATATCACGCCGGTTGCCGCAGGGGCGTTTCCTCTTACACGTCGCCATGCGCTGCAGTATGCCCGTGATGGGCTGGCGCTGGTGGGCGATGCGGCGCACACCATTCATCCTCTGGCGGGGCAGGGCGTGAACCTCGGGTATCGTGACGTTGACGCTTTACTGGATGTGCTGGGCAATGCACGTGCGCATGCGGAGGCCTGGTCAAGCCATCATGTACTCAAGCGCTACCAGACGCGACGTATGGCGGATAACTTCATCATGCAGTCGGGGATGGATCTGTTCTATGCCGGTTTCAGCAATGATCTGGCCCCGGTGCGTATTCTGCGAAACATTGGATTGATGGCGGCGGAACGCGCCGGCGGGTTGAAGCGTCAGGCGCTTAAATACGCTCTGGGACTCTAA